AACTTATACCGTTAGAACCCGGTAATGGCAAGCTTATGTCTGGACATGTCTAGCTTACATTTGTAGAGCGTGGGCATGCTAAGCTGAAGTACTTAGAGCCTGGAAGTGTTGAGGGTCCTGCTAAGAACCTCACTGTTGATAGCTGATCCCCATCAATATCTTGTCAAATTCCTCCTTCCCTCATCCTCAGCACCTGATTGGCTTGGCCTGATTTCAGCAAGAACCCTACCAACTTAGTCACCACTGCCCTTCTGCCCTACTGCTGGGCTCTCTGTTCTCAAATCTCTTTAATAAGTTCTATCCTCcggtctcttttctcttcttccattatttcctgaataaaatttgtttttcactGCTTTTGTTCTGGTCCACCATTCAGCCATGGTGTTAAAAGATAAGCTTAAGTTCTTTAATATCTTActccaatgtctttttttttttttttgaactttaaaCAACATTTTATTACACCAAGGTTGTCACATAGTTGGATACTTCTCTGCTTTGTACACAATCGTTCCCACCCTCCACAGAAAAGCTGCTTCTGAATTCTCACATGGTGACACAGCACTACAGTCCTGATGCTAACAGAACAGTAGAGATGCCTCAGTGAATTAAGGTGAAATCAGGACACTGGCTTACGGTTCTTGCACCCAGTATCAGGAATGTACAAATGTCTTTATTCAGaagtacaaaataaattatttgtaggCATGGGCAATGACAGCAGTAAGCCATTATATGTCATCAAAGGAAACCAGTAACTGATGGTTACAGTGATCAGCCAGCCTTCTCTTCAGTCATTTTCTCCAGGTGACTTCTCTGAAGTTATGGATGAGGAATGTGCCTTGAGCTTCCTGTCACAATTCATTGATAAGGGCAAAGCACTATTCTAGGAGTTAGAAccttccatcccccctcccatcCCACCCATTGCACCCATTCCAGGGTCCTTCTCTTCTTTAGGAATTTCTGTCACTACAGCTTCGGCCCTATTTAGCAAGGAGGCCATCCCAGCAGCATCCAGTAAGTCAGTTCTTACAACCTTTGGTGGATCAATGATTCCCTTTCCACCATGTTCACAAAATCTCCAAGCATGGCGTCATAACCAACTTCTGAGGAAATCTGCAGAATTTTCTCAACTATCAAAGTTCCTTCAGCACCTGCATTCTTAGCAATCGTCATCAGAGGAATTTCAAGTGCTCTTTTAATAATTCCTATACCTATTTTCTGATCTTTGTTAGCAGGCTTTGGTGAATCCAAGGCTGGGATGCACCGAAGCAGAGCACAACTCCATCCTAGAACAATGCCTTCTTCAACAGCTGCTCTTGTAACATTGAGAGCATCTGTAActctgtctttcttctcattCACTTCAACATCATTTGTCCCTCCAACCTTCAGCACAGCTATTCCATCTGAAAGTTTAGCAAGTCGTTCGTTCAGCTTTTACTTTTCATAGTCACTAGTTGTGATGTCTAGCTGCTCAGCGATTTCTTGAATGCGTTTTTCAATGTGAGTTTTGTCaccttttcctttcaaaagcaTGGCATCATCTTTGGTGACAATGACCTCTCCAACTTTTCCTAAGTCATGAGTTTGAACTTCTTCAAGATGTAGATTCAACCCCTCTTCTTCAAACACCACACCACCAGTATCTTTAAGCTGGTTCTTATTATTGTCCCCAAACCCTGGAGCCTTGACTGCTACAACCTGAGGACCAACTTTTGGCCTGTTCAAAACCAGTGTGCTTAGAGTTTCTCCATCAACATCTTCTGCGATTATAACCAAGGGCTTCTGATGAGCATTAACAATTTCAAGAGCAGGCACAATGGACTGAACGCTACAAATTTTCTTTTCACTCAACAAGACATAGGCATCTTGGAATTCACACTTTTGACCTTTTGATGTGTTAATAAAATACAAGGAAATACATCCTTTATTAAGCTTCATGCCTTCAATAATTTCTAGCTCATCATTCAGGGTTTTTCCATCCTTCCCTGTGATGACCCTCTTCCCTCCAACCTTTTTCATTGCATCAGAAATTATGTTCCCAGTGTCTTTGTCTCCATGTGCAGAAATTGCAGCAACCTGAGCAATTTCTTCAGGGGTTGTCACAGGTTTAGCTTGTTTCTTAAGTTCATCAATTATAGCATCAACAGCCAACATCACACCTCTCTGATTTCCACTGGGTTAGCCCCTTTGCTGATCTTCTCAAATCCCTCGTTGGCAATAGAGCATGCCAGAACAGTGGCAGTAGCAGTGCCATCCCCAGTCTCT
Above is a window of Mus pahari chromosome 6, PAHARI_EIJ_v1.1, whole genome shotgun sequence DNA encoding:
- the LOC110323826 gene encoding LOW QUALITY PROTEIN: 60 kDa heat shock protein, mitochondrial-like (The sequence of the model RefSeq protein was modified relative to this genomic sequence to represent the inferred CDS: inserted 2 bases in 2 codons; substituted 1 base at 1 genomic stop codon); its protein translation is MHNGVLTRAIIELDRTQLPAKATFLLSDLGKLQAGWDWQQKVDEHRDSRKALELLTQVTERDALVFCLCISSGNTIPLVSRLALSLLYGPQGSYHRIGEVPAQKVKADLKGQLNATLKIQMEKQVGGGDQLQVLDVFHVTSELELMDTGTKRFLNLEERRLDEDIYSELSITILLHMRPVFRALAPHLTQVYAKDVKFDVDAGALMLQGVDLLADAVAVTMGPKGRAAIIELSWGSPKVTKDGVTVSKSIDLKDKYKNIRAKPVQDVASNTNEETGDGTATATVLACSIANEGFEKISKGANPVEIXRGVMLAVDAIIDELKKQAKPVTTPEEIAQVAAISAHGDKDTGNIISDAMKKVGGKRVITGKDGKTLNDELEIIEGMKLNKGCISLYFINTSKGQKCEFQDAYVLLSEKKICSVQSIVPALEIVNAHQKPLVIIAEDVDGETLSTLVLNRPKVGPQVVAVKAPGFGDNNKNQLKDTGGVVFEEEGLNLHLEEVQTHDLGKVGEVIVTKDDAMLLKGKGDKTHIEKRIQEIAEQLDITTSDYEKXKLNERLAKLSDGIAVLKVGGTNDVEVNEKKDRVTDALNVTRAAVEEGIVLGWSCALLRCIPALDSPKPANKDQKIGIGIIKRALEIPLMTIAKNAGAEGTLIVEKILQISSEVGYDAMLGDFVNMVXKGIIDPPKVVRTDLLDAAGMASLLNRAEAVVTEIPKEEKDPGMGAMGGMGGGMEGSNS